A stretch of the Nomascus leucogenys isolate Asia unplaced genomic scaffold, Asia_NLE_v1 Super-Scaffold_241, whole genome shotgun sequence genome encodes the following:
- the XAB2 gene encoding pre-mRNA-splicing factor SYF1 → MVVMARLSRPERPDLVFEEEDLPYEEEIMRNQFSVKCWLRYIEFKQGAPKPRLNQLYERALKLLPCSYKLWYRYLKARRAQVKHRCVTDPAYEDVNNCHERAFVFMHKMPRLWLDYCQFLMDQGRVTHTRRTFDRALRALPITQHSRIWPLYLRFLRSHPLPETAVRGYRRFLKLSPESAEEYIEYLKSSDRLDEAAQRLATVVNDERFVSKAGKSNYQLWHELCDLISQNPDKVQSLNVDAIIRGGLTRFTDQLGKLWCSLADYYIRSGHFEKARDVYEEAIRTVMTVRDFTQVFDSYAQFEESMIAAKMETASELGREEEDDVDLELRLARFEQLISRRPLLLNSVLLRQNPHHVHEWHKRVALHQGRPREIINTYTEAVQTVDPFKATGKPHTLWVAFAKFYEDNGQLDDARVILEKATKVNFKQVDDLASVWCQCGELELRHENYDEALRLLRKATALPARRAEYFDGSEPVQNRVYKSLKVWSMLADLEESLGTFQSTKAVYDRILDLRIATPQIVINYAMFLEEHKYFEESFKAYERGISLFKWPNVSDIWSTYLTKFIARYGGRKLERARDLFEQALDGCPPKYAKTLYLLYAQLEEEWGLARHAMAVYERATRAVEPTQQYDMFNIYIKRAAEIYGVTHTRGIYQKAIEVLSDEHAREMCLRFADMECKLGEIDRARAIYSFCSQICDPRTTGAFWQTWKDFEVRHGNEDTIKEMLRIRRSVQATYNTQVNFMASQMLKVSGSATGTVSDLAPGQSGMDDMKLLEQRAEQLAAEAERDQPLRAQSKILFVRSDASREELAELAQQVNPEEIQLGEDEDEDEMDLEPNEVRLEQQSVPAAVFGSLKED, encoded by the exons ATGGTGGTGATGGCACGACTTTCGCGGCCCGAGCGGCCGGACCTTGTCTTC gaggaagaggacCTCCCGTATGAGGAGGAAATCATGCGGAACCAGTTCTCTGTCAAATGCTGGCTTCGCTACATCGAGTTCAAACAGGGCGCCCCGAAGCCCAGGCTCAATCAGCTATACGAGCGGGCACTCAAGCTGCTGCCCTGCAG CTACAAACTCTGGTACCGATACCTGAAGGCGCGTCGGGCACAGGTGAAGCATCGCTGTGTGACCGACCCTGCCTATGAAGATGTCAACAACTGTCATGAGAGGGCCTTTGTGTTCATGCACAAG ATGCCTCGTCTGTGGCTAGATTACTGCCAGTTCCTCATGGACCAGGGGCGCGTCACACACACCCGCCGCACCTTCGACCGTGCCCTCCGGGCACTGCCCATCACGCAGCACTCTCGAATTTGGCCCCTGTATCTGCGCTTCCTGCGCTCACACCCACTGCCTGAGACAGCTGTGCGAGGCTATCGGCGCTTCCTCAAG CTGAGTCCCGAGAGTGCAGAGGAGTACATTGAGTACCTCAAGTCAAGTGACCGGCTGGATGAGGCCGCCCAGCGCCTGGCCACCGTGGTGAACGACGAGCGTTTCGTGTCCAAGGCTGGCAAGTCTAACTACCAG CTGTGGCACGAGCTGTGCGACCTCATCTCCCAGAATCCAGACAAGGTACAGTCCCTCAATGTGGACGCCATCATCCGCGGGGGCCTCACCCGCTTCACCGACCAGCTGGGCAAGCTCTGGTGTTCTCTCGCCGACTACTACATCCGCAGCGGCCACTTCGAGAAG GCTCGGGATGTGTACGAGGAGGCCATCCGGACGGTGATGACCGTGCGGGACTTCACACAGGTGTTTGACAGCTATGCCCAGTTTGAGGAGAGCATGATCGCCGCAAAGATGGAGACCGCCTCAGAGCTGGGGCGCGAGGAGGAGG ATGATGTGGACCTGGAGCTGCGCCTGGCCCGCTTCGAGCAGCTCATCAGCCGGCGGCCCCTGCTCCTCAACAGCGTCTTGCTGCGCCAAAACCCACACCACGTGCACGAGTGGCACAAGCGTGTCGCCCTGCACCAGGGCCGCCCCCGGGAG ATCATCAACACCTACACAGAGGCTGTGCAGACGGTGGACCCCTTCAAGGCCACAGGCAAGCCCCACACTCTGTGGGTGGCGTTTGCCAAGTTTTATGAGGACAACGGGCAGCTGGATGAT GCCCGTGTCATCCTGGAGAAGGCCACCAAGGTGAACTTCAAGCAGGTGGATGACCTGGCAAGCGTGTGGTGTCAGTGCGGGGAGCTGGAGCTCCGACACGAGAACTACGATGAGGCCTTGCGGCTGCTGCGA AAGGCCACAGCGCTGCCTGCCCGCCGGGCTGAGTACTTTGATGGCTCAGAGCCCGTGCAGAACCGCGTGTACAAGTCACTGAAGGTCTGGTCCATGCTCGCTGACCTGGAGGAGAGCCTTGGCACCTTCCAG TCCACCAAGGCTGTGTATGACCGCATCCTGGACCTGCGCATCGCCACACCCCAGATCGTCATCAACTATGCCATGTTCCTGGAGGAGCATAAGTACTTCGAGGAGAGCTTCAAG GCATACGAGCGCGGCATCTCGCTGTTCAAGTGGCCCAACGTGTCCGACATCTGGAGCACCTACCTGACCAAATTCATTGCCCGCTATGGGGGCCGCAAGCTGGAGCGGGCGCGGGACCTGTTTGAACAGGCTCTGGACGGCTGCCCCCCAAAATATGCCAAGA CCTTGTACCTGCTGTACGCACAGCTGGAGGAGGAGTGGGGCCTGGCCCGGCACGCCATGGCGGTGTACGAGCGCGCCACCAGGGCCGTGGAGCCCACCCAGCAGTACGACATGTTCAACATCTACATCAAGCGGGCGGCCGAGATCTATGGGGTCACCCACACCCGCGGCATCTACCAGAAGGCCATTGAG GTGCTGTCGGACGAGCACGCGCGTGAGATGTGCCTGCGGTTTGCAGACATGGAGTGCAAGCTTGGGGAGATCGACCGCGCCCGGGCCATCTACAGCTTCTGCTCCCAGATCTGTGACCCCCGG ACGACTGGCGCGTTCTGGCAGACGTGGAAGGACTTCGAGGTCCGGCATGGCAATGAGGACACCATCAAGGAGATGCTGCGTATCCGGCGCAGCGTGCAGGCCACATACAACACGCAGGTCAACTTCATGGCCTCGCAGATGCTCAAGGTCTCGGGCAGTGCCACGGGCACCG TGTCTGACCTGGCCCCTGGGCAGAGCGGCATGGACGACATGAAGCTGCTGGAACAGCGGGCAGAGCAGCTGGCGGCTGAGGCGGAGCGCGACCAGCCCTTGCGCGcccagagcaagatcctgttcgTGAG GAGTGACGCCTCCCGAGAGGAGCTGGCAGAGCTGGCACAGCAGGTCAACCCCGAGGAGATCCAGCTGGGTGAGGACGAGGATGAGGACGAGATGGACCTGGAGCCCAACG AGGTTCGGCTGGAGCAGCAGAGCGTGCCAGCTGCAGTGTTCGGGAGCCTGAAGGAAGACTGA